A single genomic interval of Andreesenia angusta harbors:
- a CDS encoding YaaR family protein has product MENIRGVGSAPRHQEVLSSQNSVNNNSDKKEITAQKSGFAQKFEKIKSDEVRTKLEGIFEKINEKADILKDNLSLKNVIEYKKLVREFMKVATENSNVFSQNSFLDRRGRHRVHSMIKNVDRELNSLTNEFTKSPLQHTKILGSIDAIKGLIVDIMT; this is encoded by the coding sequence TTGGAAAACATAAGAGGGGTAGGGTCTGCTCCAAGGCATCAAGAAGTTCTGAGCAGTCAAAATAGCGTGAACAACAATAGCGACAAAAAAGAGATTACCGCACAGAAAAGCGGATTTGCCCAGAAGTTTGAGAAGATAAAGTCGGACGAAGTCAGGACAAAGCTAGAGGGTATATTCGAGAAGATAAATGAAAAGGCTGATATTTTAAAGGACAATCTCAGCTTGAAAAACGTGATAGAGTACAAGAAGCTGGTGAGGGAATTCATGAAGGTAGCGACCGAAAACTCCAATGTCTTTTCACAAAACAGCTTTCTAGACAGGCGGGGAAGGCATAGGGTGCATTCCATGATAAAGAATGTAGACAGAGAGCTGAACTCCCTGACAAATGAATTCACCAAAAGCCCTCTTCAGCACACCAAGATACTCGGCAGCATAGACGCCATAAAGGGACTAATAGTGGACATAATGACATAA
- a CDS encoding zinc ribbon domain-containing protein YjdM: MSKLPNCPKCNSEYTYEDGTLLICPECAYEWTAGSESESDELVVKDSNGNVLQDGDSVTVIKDLKVKGASSAIKKGTKVKNIRLVDGDHNIDCKIDGFGAMSLKSEFVKKA; encoded by the coding sequence ATGTCAAAACTGCCAAATTGCCCAAAGTGCAATTCAGAATATACCTATGAAGATGGAACGCTGCTCATATGTCCAGAGTGCGCCTACGAGTGGACTGCTGGCTCGGAGTCTGAAAGCGACGAGCTTGTGGTCAAGGACTCAAACGGAAATGTGCTTCAAGACGGAGACTCTGTAACTGTAATCAAAGACCTCAAGGTCAAAGGAGCTTCTTCTGCCATAAAGAAAGGCACAAAAGTGAAAAATATAAGACTTGTAGACGGCGACCACAATATCGACTGCAAGATAGACGGATTTGGAGCTATGAGCCTCAAGTCTGAATTTGTAAAAAAGGCATAA